From a region of the Oryzias melastigma strain HK-1 linkage group LG4, ASM292280v2, whole genome shotgun sequence genome:
- the LOC118598723 gene encoding WD repeat-containing protein on Y chromosome-like: MDDPNPTLRKSKPYNKCDYVALTENGIVMFLTDGLKNLCKRLVYEKGEETVYSHVKYPLKVYDMIYIKDFDELAVSTSDEEVLFFDYKRLYQGLSGIKYCIVKDDCIVTSIDYTRMNAMGMFSIADESGSFTICISKDVLKGGILPQKLLKDLNAKYYKGVSVSTLLKYKTADFHTFRISLFSDVLASVQYIPLIHSYVVCERSAKRMTVVSCRFSSCLEYTRINTTTFSSVGHLRFFKCASFTNVREFLISGGDDGVLRTWVVGKLLCQHKLTGHQSPIVSVKYSDLERKIFSVSTDKNVRIWNESDLTCLQSFFVDCLKTKTISAVCYEESNNELIVADKDLARCLGRGTDAFQQRISSHDLPLWNVIYNSHYKQVVSLSQYGFIRVSQINSTF; the protein is encoded by the exons ATGGATGACCCTAACCCAACATTACGGAAATCCAAACCATACAACAAATGCGATTATGTTGCTCTGACAGAAAACGGTATTGTGATGTTCTTGACTGATGGTCTTAAGAACTTGTGTAAACGTCTTGTTTACGAAAAAGGAGAGGAGACCGTTTATTCACATGTCAAATACCCATTGAAGGTTTATGATATGATTTACATTAAGGACTTTGATGAGCTGGCTGTTTCTACATCTGACGAGGAAGTGCTTTTCTTTGATTACAAAAGGCTTTATCAAGGTCTTTCTGGTATAAAATATTGTATTGTAAAAGATGACTGTATAGTTACATCTATTGATTACACTCGTATGAACGCTATGGGCATGTTTTCAATTGCAGATGAATCAGGATCTTTTACCATATGCATCagtaaagatgttttaaaaggAGGCATCTTACCACAAAAACTGCTTAAAGACCTGAATGCAAAATACTATAAAGGCGTCTCTGTGTCGACCCTGTTGAAATATAAGACTGCAGATTTTCATACTTTCAGGATCTCACTTTTTTCTGACGTATTAGCTAGTGTGCAGTATATTCCTCTTATCCATTCTTATGTTGTCTGTGAGCGTTCAGCTAAGCGCATGACTGTTGTTAGTTGCAGATTTTCATCCTGTCTAGAGTACACAAGGATAAACACTACAACATTTAGCAGTGTAGGGCATTTAAGGTTCTTCAAATGCGCGAGTTTCACAAATGTAAGAGAGTTTTTGATTTCGGGTGGAGACGATGGTGTTTTACGAACCTGGGTAGTGGGCAAATTGCTATGTCAGCATAAACTGACAGGACACCAAAGTCCAATTGTCAGTGTCAAGTATAGTGATTTGGAGAGAAaaatttttagtgtttcaacTGACAAAAATGTGAGAATCTGGAATGAGTCAGATTTGACCTGTTTGCAGAGTTTCTTCGTTGATTGtttgaaaactaaaactatTTCTGCTGTGTGCTACGAGGAAAGCAATAATGAGCTTATTGTGGCTGATAAAGATTTAGCAAGATGCCTTGGACGAGGAACAGATGCTTTCCAACAACGTATTTCAAGTCATGACTTGCCATTGTGGAATGTTATTTACAACAGCCATTACAAGCAGGTTGTGTCTCTTTCTCAGTATGGTTTCATAAGAGT ATCGCAAATTAATagcactttctaa
- the LOC118598714 gene encoding uncharacterized protein LOC118598714 (The sequence of the model RefSeq protein was modified relative to this genomic sequence to represent the inferred CDS: added 30 bases not found in genome assembly), producing the protein MNCNTIFVLDLKEGNHKYLQHPLLKDTCAMELHQDRLITISSDGNAVVWDLKSYRVCLYFHIFDSPEVQCIGDANQGIIFEREPLIKDLEDPELLALSTGYKNMGGLVSTSLQHRETNSKIASLLVSYDGFVFAWSIDACGGVIAKFRAVTEKSAKITCMTTDTTENILLTGDSTGIICLWDIQGYADRKKSDPVPHERIKGWRTSLCAPPLLRSWQSGNDWIVSVLLCPDCDVIISAGLDQNVKIWNMKGDFLGTFMKDRWDPSVLMFPESKDRKEFKKVKKTDDGKRKILVEKDPLGPAKKELMHLIQLIKTDKHELDSLNSRSYLCEKNQTKTKPVARPPVSQRTTLPRTKTTFVKTERTPKTLEKTAGQSHIPILKDKKKLTETKSVAHPPVSQRTTLSRTKTTFVKTLEKTAGQSNIPILKDRKRLTETKPVACPPVSQRTLLRTKTPFVKTEGTPKTLEKTAGQSHIPTLKDEKKLKETKPVARPPVSQRTTLSRTKTTFVKTERTPKTLEKTAGQSHIPILKENKKLTETKPVARPPVSQRTLSRTKTAFVK; encoded by the coding sequence ATGAACTGCAATACCATCTTTGTACTGGACTTAAAAGAAGGAAATCACAAATATTTGCAGCACCCTTTGTTGAAAGACACTTGTGCCATGGAGCTCCATCAAGACAGACTCATTACAATATCCAGCGACGGGAATGCAGTTGTATGGGATTTAAAAAGCTACAGAGTTTGCTTGTACTTTCACATCTTTGACAGTCCTGAAGTGCAATGTATAGGTGATGCAAACCAAGGCATCATATTTGAAAGGGAGCCTTTAATTAAAGACCTGGAGGACCCTGAACTCTTGGCTTTGAGTACAGGTTATAAAAACATGGGTGGACTTGTCTCTACTTCTCTACAACATAGGGAGACTAACAGTAAAATAGCTTCATTGCTTGTGTCATATGATGGTTTTGTCTTTGCCTGGTCAATTGACGCATGTGGAGGAGTGATAGCAAAATTTAGAGCAGTGACAGAGAAAAGTGCAAAGATTACCTGCATGACAACTGATACAACAGAAAATATACTACTGACTGGTGACAGCACTGGAATAATCTGTCTGTGGGACATTCAGGGATATGCTGACAGAAAAAAGAGTGACCCTGTGCCTCATGAAAGAATTAAAGGATGGCGCACATCGCTCTGTGCACCTCCACTGCTGAGATCTTGGCAGAGTGGTAACGATTGGATTGTGAGCGTTTTATTATGCCCCGATTGCGACGTTATAATATCTGCAGGATTggatcaaaatgtcaaaatatggAATATGAAGGGTGACTTTTTAGGGACCTTCATGAAGGACAGATGGGATCCCAGTGTCTTGATGTTCCCTGagagcaaagacagaaaagagtttaaaaaggtGAAGAAAACTGACGacggtaaaagaaaaatattagtaGAAAAGGATCCATTGGGACCTGCAAAAAAGGAACTCATGCATCTGATTCaactaataaaaacagataaacatGAGCTGGACAGTCTGAATTCTCGCAGTTACTTGTGTGAAAAAAACCAGACAAAAACTAAACCTGTTGCACGCCCACCTGTTTCTCAGAGAACAACATTACCAAGGACTAAAACTACCTTTGTAAAAACTGAAAGGACCCCCAAGACTCTTGAGAAGACAGCAGGACAATCACACATTCCAATTCTCAAAGATAagaaaaagctaacagaaacTAAATCTGTTGCACACCCACCTGTTTCTCAGAGAACAACATTATCAAGGACTAAAACTACCTTTGTAAAGACTCTTGAGAAGACAGCAGGACAATCGAACATTCCAATTCTCAAAGACAGGAAAAGGCTAACAGAAACAAAACCTGTTGCATGCCCACCTGTTTCTCAGAGAACATTATTAAGGACTAAAACTCCCTTTGTCAAAACTGAAGGGACCCCGAAGACTCTTGAGAAGACGGCAGGGCAATCACACATTCCAACTCTCAAAGAtgagaaaaagctaaaagaaactAAACCTGTTGCACGCCCACCTGTTTCTCAAAGAACAACACTATCAAGGACTAAAACTACCTTTGTAAAGACTGAAAGGACGCCCAAGACTCTTGAGAAGACAGCAGGGCAATCACACATTCCAAttctcaaagaaaataaaaagctaacagaaacTAAACCTGTTGCACGCCCACCTGTTTCTCAGAGAACA
- the LOC112136762 gene encoding uncharacterized protein LOC112136762, which produces MNLYRRSSRLASLRESDVRQQLASVNVTPAPGLGADQILELVGLAGFRDEGSPVPAASAPYAPAARGRKRKSKSCSRAPPGKRTAPRSASSPPPSSRPDLAASLQALSSLLQSIDCRLRVLEGSALPASRPADVSPDALAVPGTSSFSLSTAVPAPSMAHAYVPLAANVSPRLRSRILQGKDVNLVSLLLPSPDGVLGVSNDASSAGASKHADPRLSRVLSIGEFLVAFGIFRDVVCSVYPDRRSELDGYLALIGDLNLKYGHSLFYQYHRSFSGKAAFFLAQHNIRLDWSVLDTELLVMLAGGVKAVSCASCGDIGHDQSLCPFPIQAPAASVPPSLPSASVTPDRRGRQQLSRRSSEIGLSQDPVSPEDLCTTGFERHSGLWFQTLLKFHPSTAVDVKALASALSLHPDSSFVDHLLTGLSQGFRVGVAGGLSSSYVCRNLLSANKDPLVVSALLAAECKKGYLIGPFTSPPFSLFRVSPIGVAARKYSGKKRLIFDLSAPHSGPVPSINSLIPAVPFSLHYASVDDAIALIKLAGRGAWLSKADIADAFKLLPIHPSQWHLFGVRWDSRFYFAVRLTFGCRSSPAIFDLFANALCWILLNRVGLPSVLHLLDDFLLIDPPADGSGSSLAKLRMSFGSLGVPLSAAKTVGPATSLEFLGIVLDTVEMKAFLPLDKLQRIREVVGEFLSSPSFSKRQLLSLLGHLNFAMRVIPQGRSFISRLLELASSVPALSDQVFLDAGCRSDLAFWSAFLKVWNGVSFFYDDVAFSSDSLRFFTDAAPSVGFGGFFQGEWFAERWPVEFEDISLCSALFELYPIVVACHLWGNKWARKRITVLSDSEAAVHIINKGRSDSLNIMPFVRRLTWLSITHNFVLTARHIPGHSNLIADSLSRFNFQAFKNLCPEAHPSPLAVPPFKSLILN; this is translated from the exons ATGAATCTGTACAG GCGTAGCTCCCGTCTGGCGTCCCTTCGCGAGTCTGATGTTCGCCAGCAGCTTGCTTCGGTGAATGTCACTCCCGCGCCGGGCCTGGGTGCCGATCAGATCCTGGAGCTTGTCGGCCTCGCTGGTTTCCGGGACGAGGGTTCCCCCGTGCCTGCCGCTTCTGCTCCCTATGCCCCCGCGGCTCGCGGTCGGAAGCGCAAGTCGAAGTCCTGCTCCAGAGCTCCTCCTGGAAAGCGCACGGCTCCTCGCTCGGCATcgtctcctcctccctcctctcgGCCGGATTTGGCGGCGTCTCTGCAGGCGCTTTCCTCCTTGCTGCAGTCCATAGATTGCCGCCTTCGCGTGTTGGAGGGTTCTGCGCTTCCGGCTTCTCGGCCTGCTGACGTCAGCCCCGACGCGTTGGCGGTTCCCGGAACCTCCTCCTTCTCGCTGTCTACTGCTGTTCCTGCTCCATCCATGGCTCATGCGTATGTCCCGCTGGCGGCTAATGTCTCTCCTCGCCTGCGCTCCAGGATCCTTCAGGGTAAAGATGTGAACTTAGTTTCCCTGCTGCTGCCTTCCCCTGACGGCGTTCTGGGCGTGTCGAACGACGCTTCTTCCGCTGGGGCTTCGAAGCATGCTGACCCTCGGCTCTCTCGGGTTTTGTCCATCGGAGAGTTTTTGGTTGCCTTTGGAATTTTCAGGGACGTGGTTTGCTCCGTGTATCCCGATCGGCGTTCGGAGCTGGACGGCTACCTGGCGCTGATTGGGGATCTTAACCTCAAATATGGACATTCGCTGTTTTATCAGTATCACAGGTCTTTTTCGGGCAAAGCGGCCTTTTTTCTGGCTCAACATAACATTCGCCTGGACTGGTCGGTTCTGGATACCGAACTGCTCGTGATGCTGGCAGGGGGGGTCAAGGCTGTTTCCTGCGCCTCCTGCGGTGATATTGGGCACGACCAGTCGCTCTGTCCCTTCCCGATTCAGGCCCCTGCTGCGTCTGTTCCTCCCTCTCTCCCTTCTGCTTCTGTTACTCCGGATAGGCGTGGCCGCcag CAATTGTCGCGACGCTCATCCGAGATCGGTTTGTCCCAGGATCCGGTTTCGCCCGAGGACCTCTGCACGACTGGCTTCGAGAGACACTCGGGACTTTGGTTCCAAACCCTCCTGAAGTTTCACCCCTCCACGGCTGTGGACGTGAAGGCCCTGGCTTCGGCCTTGTCCCTTCACCCGGACTCTTCGTTTGTCGATCATCTTCTCACGGGTTTGTCTCAGGGTTTTCGTGTTGGCGTTGCTGGTGGTTTGTCCTCATCCTACGTTTGTCGCAATTTGCTGTCCGCTAATAAAGATCCACTCGTGGTGTCTGCACTTCTGGCTGCTGAATGCAAAAAGGGTTATTTAATCGGACCTTTCACTTCCCcccctttttctctctttcgCGTTAGCCCCATCGGCGTAGCCGCCCGTAAGTACTCGGGTAAGAAGCGTTTGATTTTCGATTTGTCTGCCCCTCATTCTGGCCCCGTCCCTAGCATTAACAGTCTCATTCCTGCTGTGCCCTTCTCCCTGCATTATGCCTCTGTTGATGATGCAATTGCGTTGATAAAGCTCGCTGGCCGTGGTGCCTGGTTGTCTAAGGCTGACATTGCTGATGCCTTCAAATTGCTCCCCATTCACCCCTCTCAGTGGCACCTGTTTGGCGTTAGGTGGGATTCTCGGTTCTATTTCGCTGTTCGCCTCACATTCGGCTGTAGGAGTAGCCCGGCCATTTTCGATCTCTTCGCTAATGCTCTGTGTTGGATTTTGCTGAACCGCGTGGGGCTCCCCTCTGTTCTGCACCTTCTGGATGATTTTCTGTTAATTGATCCCCCTGCCGACGGTTCCGGCTCGTCTCTGGCTAAGTTGAGAATGTCTTTCGGTTCCCTGGGCGTTCCCCTGTCTGCTGCTAAGACCGTTGGTCCAGCCACCTCCCTGGAATTTTTGGGCATCGTTCTCGATACAGTCGAAATGAAGGCTTTCCTCCCTCTAGATAAGCTTCAACGCATTCGGGAAGTTGTAGGGGAGTTCCTCAGTTCTCCGTCCTTCTCTAAGCGTCAGCTCCTGTCTCTCTTGGGCCATTTAAATTTTGCGATGAGAGTTATTCCTCAGGGTAGGTCTTTCATTTCTCGTCTTCTCGAGTTGGCTTCCTCTGTTCCTGCTCTATCGGATCAGGTTTTCCTGGATGCTGGGTGCCGTTCTGACCTGGCTTTTTGGTCTGCGTTTTTGAAAGTTTGGAATGGCGTGTCTTTCTTCTACGATGATGTTGCTTTCTCCTCTGACTCTCTGCGTTTTTTTACCGACGCTGCTCCTTCCGTAggttttggggggttttttCAAGGGGAATGGTTCGCTGAACGTTGGCCTGTTGAGTTTGAGGATATCAGTCTGTGTTCTGCGCTCTTTGAACTGTATCCCATAGTGGTGGCTTGCCACCTCTGGGGCAACAAATGGGCTCGAAAACGGATCACTGTCCTCAGCGACAGCGAAGCAGCAGTGCACATAATAAACAAAGGTCGATCCGATTCCCTAAACATCATGCCCTTCGTGCGCCGCCTAACATGGCTTTCCATCACGCATAATTTTGTTCTCACTGCACGTCACATTCCTGGGCATAGTAATCTCATAGCCGACTCTCTCTCTCGCTTTAACTTCCAGGCTTTCAAGAACCTTTGTCCAGAGGCTCATCCTTCCCCACTGGCAGTTCCCCCTTTCAAATCTCTGATCCTAAATTGA